The following coding sequences are from one Abditibacteriaceae bacterium window:
- a CDS encoding BlaI/MecI/CopY family transcriptional regulator gives MGNLGTKELEVLRYVADHAPITVGEVAEGFGEPRGLARTTMLSVMEKLREKGHVTRKKIGGVYRYSTCVSKAQLMQNLIRDFMDRALGGSLSPFVAYVAEEAKVSDEEYQELQRLMQELEAQRAEAKVKGRAKGNRNAHSEPLD, from the coding sequence ATGGGGAACCTGGGAACCAAAGAGTTGGAGGTGTTGCGTTACGTGGCCGATCACGCGCCAATTACCGTGGGTGAGGTCGCCGAGGGTTTTGGCGAGCCGCGTGGACTTGCTCGCACCACAATGCTCAGCGTCATGGAAAAGCTGCGTGAGAAAGGTCACGTTACGCGTAAGAAAATTGGCGGTGTCTATCGTTATTCGACCTGCGTGTCTAAAGCTCAGCTGATGCAAAACCTGATACGCGACTTTATGGACCGGGCGCTGGGTGGCTCACTTTCACCCTTTGTTGCTTATGTGGCTGAGGAAGCAAAAGTGAGCGACGAAGAGTATCAAGAATTGCAGAGACTCATGCAGGAGTTGGAGGCGCAGCGAGCCGAGGCCAAAGTTAAAGGCAGAGCCAAGGGGAACAGGAATGCACACTCCGAGCCATTGGATTGA